One window of Methanobacterium alkalithermotolerans genomic DNA carries:
- a CDS encoding energy-converting hydrogenase B subunit P produces the protein MKFIVRAHHILSLGGYIVELEFPYRNIIVVNPTPEPIKIEIPVFDEEWIEEHRNLGLKIIPVKDEDNYLAMWRKEKAKLEKIKAESA, from the coding sequence ATGAAATTTATAGTTAGAGCTCATCATATTCTGAGTCTAGGTGGCTACATTGTTGAACTAGAATTCCCCTACCGCAATATTATTGTAGTTAACCCCACCCCGGAACCCATAAAAATTGAAATCCCTGTTTTTGATGAGGAGTGGATTGAAGAACATCGTAATCTGGGCCTTAAAATAATTCCAGTAAAAGATGAGGATAATTATCTGGCCATGTGGCGTAAAGAAAAGGCTAAATTAGAGAAAATAAAAGCAGAATCTGCTTAA
- a CDS encoding respiratory chain complex I subunit 1 family protein, translating to MEASTIIYSTAAVIGTIIVAFIISIWLPGIERKFVQARIQQRIGPPISSPGIMAPLKFFFKETINPNSPLPRLYNALPLVGIIIVLFIFLFLIPEMYFLSALTSIIAIVGLLKIEEVIYVFMGSFSRSIMSLSMPFPDVIKGAAHPNIKKSFLEDLSSLRAFRLIAFGSFPLYIALFVPVAMAGSIFLGDIVAYQQLNGPVLFSLAGILGAIVYFIGYMILLNEYPFAILKTKADVIEGPYMEYAAKYRSYTYLTRGFLMFTLGALFSVLFLGIPPNILSWGILVNILVALLFPILSAFMSAFSPIFTFKQFYPVAAGVSLLGVLAILATFV from the coding sequence ATGGAAGCTTCTACTATCATATATTCAACAGCAGCAGTGATTGGAACCATAATCGTGGCATTTATTATAAGCATTTGGCTTCCTGGAATTGAGAGAAAGTTTGTCCAGGCTAGAATACAACAAAGAATAGGACCCCCTATTTCCAGCCCGGGTATTATGGCTCCTTTGAAGTTTTTCTTCAAGGAAACCATAAATCCTAACTCTCCACTCCCCCGGCTGTATAATGCACTTCCTCTGGTGGGAATAATAATAGTATTATTTATATTCCTGTTCTTGATACCTGAAATGTATTTTTTAAGTGCATTAACCAGTATAATTGCCATTGTAGGCCTTTTAAAAATAGAAGAAGTAATATATGTCTTTATGGGTTCTTTTTCACGATCAATAATGTCTTTAAGCATGCCTTTTCCTGATGTAATAAAAGGCGCCGCACATCCTAACATCAAAAAGTCTTTTTTAGAGGACCTGAGTTCCCTTAGGGCTTTTAGATTAATTGCATTTGGATCCTTCCCACTATATATTGCTTTATTTGTCCCGGTAGCCATGGCAGGAAGCATTTTCCTGGGGGATATTGTAGCTTACCAGCAATTAAATGGACCGGTGCTCTTTTCACTAGCCGGTATTTTAGGAGCCATAGTATATTTCATAGGATACATGATCCTCTTAAATGAGTATCCCTTCGCCATCTTAAAGACCAAAGCAGATGTAATTGAAGGCCCTTATATGGAATATGCTGCTAAATACAGGTCCTATACTTATTTAACCCGTGGATTTCTAATGTTTACTTTAGGGGCACTCTTTTCTGTACTATTCCTGGGCATTCCTCCGAATATTTTAAGCTGGGGCATTCTGGTGAATATCTTAGTGGCTTTACTCTTCCCTATTTTAAGTGCATTTATGAGTGCTTTTTCACCTATATTTACCTTTAAACAATTTTATCCGGTAGCAGCAGGTGTTTCCTTATTGGGAGTACTGGCTATTTTGGCTACATTTGTATAA
- a CDS encoding hydrogenase large subunit — MDENKKSSGRNVIETEITMGPVHPAALEPYRVRLFVEDEIVKDAEITVGVNHRGIERIMEGLPVEKANSLTEKICGICSNVHIWNSVMVAEKGLEIEIPERASYIRVIMGELERLHSHLLYLAHGNEVLGHETFAMRIFYIRETVMELLRMIGGNRVQYGVSIIGGVRPRCELDEMRIQKIKEGMDFIEEKVAEFADRFVSDPMIMSRITGVCPIPKKEALRLAVSGPSLRATGVDMDLRRDMECYDPFDFDVITLEGGDVKANLLMRVLEIPESIKIIRQAIKNLPGGPITDRTWEMQDTGVIKSYVEAARGRLYHSYRLEEGRVRGSIVRTPSMSNIGAMQYACIGHHITDAQLGIVQCDPCFTCTDRAIQIIKL; from the coding sequence ATGGATGAAAATAAAAAATCAAGCGGAAGGAATGTTATTGAGACTGAAATTACCATGGGGCCAGTCCATCCTGCCGCATTAGAACCCTACCGGGTCAGACTTTTTGTAGAGGATGAAATTGTAAAAGATGCTGAAATAACAGTGGGAGTCAATCACAGGGGTATTGAGCGTATTATGGAAGGACTCCCGGTGGAAAAGGCTAACAGTTTAACTGAAAAAATTTGCGGAATTTGTTCGAATGTACATATTTGGAATTCTGTCATGGTGGCAGAAAAAGGGCTGGAAATTGAAATCCCTGAAAGAGCCAGCTATATCAGGGTTATAATGGGAGAACTGGAAAGATTACATAGCCATCTACTTTACCTGGCCCATGGAAACGAAGTACTGGGACATGAAACCTTTGCCATGAGAATTTTTTACATTAGAGAAACTGTCATGGAACTTTTAAGGATGATTGGTGGAAACCGGGTGCAGTACGGTGTTTCTATAATTGGGGGGGTCAGGCCTCGCTGTGAATTGGATGAAATGCGTATTCAAAAAATAAAAGAAGGTATGGATTTTATTGAAGAAAAAGTAGCTGAATTCGCCGATCGTTTTGTTTCTGATCCAATGATAATGTCCCGTATAACTGGAGTCTGCCCCATACCTAAAAAAGAAGCCCTGAGACTGGCGGTTTCTGGACCTTCTTTAAGGGCAACTGGAGTGGATATGGATCTTCGCCGGGATATGGAATGTTATGACCCCTTTGATTTTGATGTAATTACTCTGGAAGGGGGAGATGTTAAGGCTAATTTGCTTATGAGGGTTCTGGAAATACCAGAATCCATAAAAATCATCCGTCAAGCTATTAAAAATCTTCCGGGAGGACCTATAACAGACCGTACCTGGGAAATGCAGGACACTGGTGTTATAAAAAGCTATGTTGAAGCAGCACGTGGTAGGCTATATCACTCCTACCGGTTAGAAGAGGGCAGGGTTAGAGGTTCCATAGTTAGAACACCGTCCATGTCCAACATAGGGGCTATGCAGTATGCCTGTATTGGTCATCACATAACTGATGCTCAGCTGGGTATTGTGCAGTGTGACCCCTGCTTTACCTGCACCGATCGGGCTATACAGATAATCAAGCTTTGA
- a CDS encoding NADH-quinone oxidoreductase subunit B family protein, with protein MSLKSYSRARAVHVMLVYTGGCNGCDIEIVNSILSPKYDAEQYKIFLTWNPREADVLVVTGPVTKFNEEPLKKIYNAIPEPKAVIAAGACALMGGVYKNIHGDIPSEEIMGPVDKIIPVDARVPGCAVRPEDVLSGAVAALPKLLEAK; from the coding sequence ATGAGCCTCAAATCATATTCAAGGGCAAGAGCGGTACATGTAATGTTAGTATATACTGGAGGTTGTAATGGATGCGATATAGAAATCGTAAACAGTATACTCTCTCCAAAATACGATGCAGAACAATATAAAATCTTTTTAACCTGGAATCCCAGGGAAGCAGATGTACTGGTGGTTACAGGACCGGTTACCAAATTCAATGAAGAACCACTTAAAAAAATTTATAATGCAATTCCTGAACCAAAAGCAGTAATTGCAGCAGGAGCATGTGCTTTAATGGGAGGGGTTTATAAAAACATTCATGGTGACATACCCTCAGAAGAGATAATGGGACCGGTGGACAAAATCATACCGGTTGATGCTCGGGTACCGGGTTGTGCAGTACGCCCTGAAGATGTTTTATCAGGGGCTGTTGCAGCTTTACCCAAGTTACTGGAAGCTAAATAA
- a CDS encoding 4Fe-4S dicluster domain-containing protein produces the protein MKNFIRIILEGTYINFKRIIFASDRVTDMELRSSILEGRVLPTDKVADIACIGCAGCSNVCPTQAVEMIDLEEPVELMEGWVKTQIPVLNSEKCVNCYYCHDFCPLYALFGEAGTIHPNDVGKVESDIEKLLEKPVKISEDKLAFIAQFLADKSIIKKKTTKKSS, from the coding sequence ATGAAAAACTTTATTAGAATAATACTGGAAGGGACTTACATCAATTTCAAGAGGATAATTTTTGCCTCAGACCGGGTCACGGATATGGAGCTTCGAAGCAGCATCCTGGAGGGAAGAGTTTTACCTACTGATAAAGTGGCCGATATAGCATGTATTGGCTGTGCTGGATGCTCTAATGTCTGTCCCACCCAAGCAGTGGAAATGATCGACCTGGAAGAACCGGTAGAGCTCATGGAAGGCTGGGTTAAAACACAAATACCGGTTCTAAATAGTGAAAAATGCGTAAATTGCTATTACTGTCATGATTTCTGCCCACTATATGCTTTATTTGGAGAAGCAGGAACCATACATCCTAATGATGTCGGTAAAGTTGAATCAGACATTGAAAAACTGCTGGAAAAACCAGTAAAGATATCTGAAGATAAACTGGCTTTTATAGCTCAATTTTTAGCAGATAAATCCATAATTAAGAAAAAAACAACTAAAAAATCTAGTTAA
- a CDS encoding 4Fe-4S binding protein, translating into MFLSTKKCEGSGECIKECPTQAIRLVEGKAFSCITCGACAEACPNRAIFKNKYGGYVVDRAKCNACGVCEFTCPVNSINIEDGLVKGICARCGICTEVCPLDARIDAFDIIEDRKLKFLESLNIAIPSTPKLSPESKQVERVNVVTDLDKCTLCRRCEYYCPTEAIMVNVDQKGVCTECRVCEDICPADAIKDTTIDPEKCTLCLKCVKECPNNAIYVDDFQVKIKHLTDEESLSGTIISCLNCGLCVEACQKGALKLVDGKIRCDPNICEDCETMECQEICPVGTLKSSFEFGPGIKGYCVSCGRCVKACDINEARSFKKVTWDGSVSSDCISCGICAELCPKDAITLKRGTIEVNPDRCILCEKCGIHCPVDAIPRTTMRKKSIKDGFTLIDDKLCMKCNLCAKICPEEAISPDADGRMIVDESKCIYCGACSNACPARAVIFDREFELSS; encoded by the coding sequence ATGTTCTTATCAACCAAAAAATGTGAGGGAAGCGGAGAATGTATTAAAGAATGCCCTACCCAAGCCATAAGATTAGTTGAAGGCAAAGCTTTCAGTTGCATTACCTGTGGGGCCTGTGCAGAAGCTTGCCCTAATAGGGCTATCTTTAAAAATAAGTATGGGGGGTATGTGGTAGACCGTGCTAAATGTAATGCTTGTGGAGTATGTGAATTTACCTGCCCTGTAAATAGTATTAACATAGAAGATGGATTGGTTAAAGGTATATGTGCTCGCTGTGGAATTTGCACAGAGGTTTGCCCACTGGACGCCAGGATTGATGCCTTTGATATCATTGAAGATAGGAAACTTAAGTTTTTAGAATCACTTAACATCGCCATCCCCAGCACACCCAAACTAAGTCCAGAAAGTAAGCAGGTGGAACGGGTAAATGTGGTAACTGATCTGGATAAATGTACTCTCTGCCGTAGGTGTGAATATTACTGTCCCACCGAAGCCATAATGGTTAATGTGGATCAAAAAGGGGTTTGTACTGAGTGCAGGGTTTGTGAGGATATCTGTCCTGCTGACGCTATTAAAGACACCACCATTGATCCTGAAAAATGTACATTATGTTTAAAATGTGTTAAAGAATGTCCTAATAATGCCATTTATGTGGATGATTTCCAGGTCAAAATTAAACACTTAACTGATGAAGAATCATTAAGTGGAACCATTATATCCTGTTTGAACTGTGGGCTATGTGTTGAAGCCTGTCAGAAAGGTGCTTTGAAACTGGTTGATGGTAAAATAAGATGCGACCCTAATATTTGTGAAGACTGTGAAACCATGGAATGTCAGGAAATATGTCCGGTAGGGACTCTAAAATCCTCCTTTGAATTTGGACCTGGCATAAAAGGATACTGCGTATCATGTGGGCGCTGTGTTAAAGCATGCGATATCAATGAAGCCCGAAGCTTTAAAAAGGTCACCTGGGATGGAAGTGTTTCTTCTGATTGCATATCCTGCGGAATATGTGCTGAACTATGCCCCAAAGATGCTATCACTCTTAAAAGAGGCACTATTGAAGTTAATCCAGATAGATGTATTCTATGTGAAAAATGTGGCATTCATTGTCCAGTAGATGCTATTCCACGTACTACCATGCGTAAAAAATCTATCAAAGACGGATTTACTTTGATTGATGACAAACTGTGCATGAAATGTAATCTCTGTGCCAAGATATGTCCTGAAGAAGCCATATCGCCAGATGCAGATGGAAGAATGATTGTGGATGAATCCAAATGTATTTATTGTGGTGCTTGCTCTAATGCTTGTCCTGCAAGAGCAGTGATATTCGATCGGGAATTTGAGCTGTCCAGTTAG
- a CDS encoding energy-converting hydrogenase B subunit J, producing the protein MVYIGPTLFGFILGFILGTRIKSDKDSKIKFPISTYLVVLLVALFMAWQLGPFPYYTDSIIASGFFATIIGIIAGKVILGR; encoded by the coding sequence ATGGTTTATATTGGCCCTACATTATTTGGATTTATACTGGGATTTATATTGGGAACCCGGATAAAAAGTGACAAAGACAGCAAAATAAAATTCCCTATTTCCACCTACCTGGTGGTACTGCTGGTTGCATTATTTATGGCCTGGCAACTGGGTCCATTCCCTTATTACACAGATTCTATAATTGCTTCCGGCTTTTTCGCCACTATAATAGGGATAATAGCTGGAAAAGTGATACTGGGACGCTGA
- a CDS encoding MnhB domain-containing protein, whose product MSTILKIFVFPAALLIMCLGVLIILGGHITPGGGFQGGAMIAGAFIFCAVVYGLKENPFKFSHNFLASMESIGALGFLILGLSGLFFSGFFLYNLGVDLNQIIPTFIQNFFNYPDPTNAGIIPYLNIVVGIKVLVGLSAVVIAFLEVK is encoded by the coding sequence ATGAGCACCATACTAAAAATATTCGTCTTCCCGGCAGCATTGTTAATAATGTGTCTGGGTGTTTTAATCATATTAGGAGGACATATAACTCCTGGAGGAGGATTCCAGGGTGGTGCAATGATTGCAGGTGCGTTCATATTTTGCGCGGTAGTTTACGGCCTTAAAGAAAACCCTTTTAAGTTTTCCCACAATTTCCTGGCTTCCATGGAGAGTATAGGTGCTCTAGGGTTTTTGATTTTGGGCCTATCCGGATTATTCTTTTCTGGATTTTTCCTCTACAACCTGGGAGTGGACCTCAACCAAATAATACCTACCTTTATTCAAAACTTCTTTAATTATCCAGATCCCACTAATGCGGGGATAATTCCTTATCTAAACATTGTGGTGGGTATAAAGGTGTTAGTGGGTTTAAGCGCGGTAGTTATAGCCTTTCTGGAAGTTAAATAG
- a CDS encoding EhbH, whose product MSEGIRNLLATIALAIFAATLIDVIIGFKNSIFPGISYIYNYVGTNIAPNMVTNVIFDWRAYDTLGEALILVTAVVITLLVFGRGKVEMGGK is encoded by the coding sequence ATGTCTGAAGGAATAAGAAATCTTTTAGCTACCATTGCTCTTGCTATATTTGCTGCAACTCTCATAGATGTCATAATAGGTTTCAAAAATTCTATATTCCCTGGAATAAGTTATATTTACAATTATGTGGGAACCAACATTGCCCCTAATATGGTGACCAACGTTATCTTTGATTGGAGGGCTTATGATACCTTAGGTGAGGCTCTGATACTGGTTACAGCAGTTGTTATAACTTTACTGGTATTTGGAAGGGGAAAAGTGGAAATGGGGGGCAAGTAA
- a CDS encoding energy-converting hydrogenase B subunit G, EhbG — protein sequence MRLYDIVVNRIREIQELSTDKEPVTNLSASATLAAEITLISTVLIAAIMLRKINDILMIVVALALFIALIAAMPIMPRLKKEQSDSFNSMIFYVLLALTIIITLFYWGVRNV from the coding sequence ATGCGATTATATGATATAGTAGTCAACCGAATACGGGAAATCCAGGAATTAAGCACGGATAAAGAACCTGTCACAAATTTATCTGCTTCTGCTACACTGGCAGCAGAGATAACTTTAATATCCACGGTTCTGATTGCAGCAATCATGCTCAGAAAAATTAATGATATTCTTATGATAGTGGTGGCACTGGCTCTTTTTATAGCTTTAATAGCAGCTATGCCGATTATGCCTAGACTAAAAAAAGAACAGAGTGATTCTTTTAATAGCATGATATTTTATGTTCTTTTGGCACTTACCATTATCATAACTCTATTCTACTGGGGTGTTAGAAATGTCTGA
- the ehbF gene encoding energy conserving hydrogenase EhbF, which translates to MNPLIPIMVILPITCALLLNLIHTKERSVKILAIIVGIALPAIPLLANYGMHYFGGYSPLIDNPQMAQGLPDMITQSALNLYHPAITYSFASAQKIFVFILGLIAFLAIFTSLSEIKKASGVYAFLMFMGTAAVTAILLSDDIFNLYIFFEIAALSQVGIIIASRTEKSYETALKYLFLAAIAAPMLLLGIAFLLGLTGNVNITDIIYAINSGLVDPQNPALLMACGLIFFGWLYGSGLPPFHSIKSAVYSKALPHGAALLQAFSVFTFVGLGIIILRIFSFLPFTQVAIIVVSLLAMVLGITMALMQTDFKRMIGYLAVGELGYIGIGLGLGTALGITAGLFQAVNEAIITAFIFIGFGTILYKTGITDTNKLGGLMVENPKVALLVMLSGFAMAGVPPLNAFQSKLQLVQASITAGLPELGIIMVLLSIVTFMTFMKAFYTIYLRPKPSELEIKNKEIPRATIISLVVLLLICLILGLFPQIVTGQLEQLAQGLI; encoded by the coding sequence ATGAACCCCCTTATTCCTATAATGGTTATATTACCAATTACATGTGCTCTTTTACTTAACTTGATCCATACTAAAGAACGCAGTGTAAAAATTTTGGCCATCATCGTGGGAATAGCTTTACCTGCAATTCCTCTTTTAGCAAATTATGGCATGCATTATTTTGGAGGTTACAGTCCTCTAATAGATAATCCTCAAATGGCCCAGGGACTTCCAGATATGATTACTCAATCTGCACTTAATTTATATCATCCTGCCATCACCTATTCCTTTGCCAGTGCTCAAAAAATATTCGTCTTTATACTTGGTTTAATAGCCTTTTTAGCTATATTTACTTCATTAAGTGAAATTAAAAAAGCATCAGGCGTTTATGCTTTTTTGATGTTCATGGGAACAGCAGCAGTAACTGCTATTCTTCTTTCTGATGATATATTCAATCTTTATATTTTCTTTGAGATTGCAGCTTTATCTCAGGTGGGCATAATCATCGCATCCCGAACTGAAAAAAGTTATGAGACTGCACTCAAATATCTGTTCTTAGCTGCTATCGCTGCTCCCATGCTTTTACTGGGAATAGCTTTCCTTTTAGGTCTTACCGGAAATGTGAATATAACTGATATAATATATGCCATCAACAGTGGCCTGGTGGATCCACAAAACCCGGCACTTCTAATGGCCTGCGGATTGATTTTCTTTGGTTGGCTTTATGGATCAGGTTTACCACCTTTCCATAGTATAAAATCGGCTGTTTACAGTAAAGCCCTTCCCCATGGGGCAGCACTTTTACAGGCTTTTTCAGTTTTCACCTTTGTTGGATTAGGTATCATTATTCTCAGGATTTTTTCCTTTTTACCCTTTACCCAAGTGGCCATTATTGTCGTTTCACTCCTGGCCATGGTATTGGGAATAACCATGGCACTGATGCAGACCGACTTTAAACGAATGATTGGATACCTGGCTGTAGGAGAGCTTGGTTATATCGGCATAGGCCTGGGTTTAGGAACTGCTCTAGGGATTACTGCTGGTCTTTTCCAGGCGGTAAATGAGGCCATAATCACCGCTTTTATCTTCATTGGGTTTGGAACCATTTTATATAAAACTGGAATCACCGATACTAATAAATTAGGGGGTTTAATGGTTGAAAATCCTAAAGTGGCCCTTTTGGTAATGCTATCTGGTTTTGCCATGGCAGGGGTTCCACCTCTCAACGCCTTCCAGAGTAAATTACAGCTTGTTCAAGCTTCAATTACTGCAGGGTTACCTGAATTAGGTATTATAATGGTTTTATTAAGTATTGTAACTTTCATGACATTTATGAAAGCATTTTATACCATTTATCTTCGCCCAAAACCTTCCGAACTGGAAATAAAAAATAAAGAAATACCACGGGCAACCATCATCTCTCTGGTAGTTCTACTGTTAATATGTTTGATTCTAGGATTATTCCCTCAAATAGTAACAGGACAACTTGAACAACTTGCACAGGGGCTGATATAA
- a CDS encoding cation:proton antiporter subunit C, whose protein sequence is MIIDIQLASFFTAAALIVLGLFAALFLDNLIKKVIGLAFIGDGVNLFLVTLGFKPGGIVYIFLPGMSADTFAQSASYPLPYAMVLTSIVIGASTLAVMLGIIIMLYKKHGTISSKKILDD, encoded by the coding sequence ATGATCATTGACATTCAACTAGCATCATTTTTTACAGCAGCAGCATTGATTGTGCTGGGTTTATTTGCAGCACTATTCCTGGATAACCTTATCAAAAAAGTTATTGGGCTGGCATTTATTGGTGATGGCGTTAATCTGTTTCTGGTTACACTGGGTTTTAAACCAGGGGGCATAGTTTACATTTTCTTACCTGGAATGTCAGCAGATACATTTGCCCAGAGTGCTTCTTATCCTCTTCCTTATGCTATGGTGCTAACCAGCATTGTTATTGGGGCCAGTACTCTGGCAGTAATGCTGGGAATTATTATAATGCTCTATAAAAAACACGGTACCATCAGTTCAAAGAAGATACTGGATGATTAG
- a CDS encoding DUF4040 domain-containing protein, whose protein sequence is MIEYILMITAVLGALLALIQRDLLKSAILTGIPGASIAFLYQYLMAPDVALTQAIVGSAIIPVFFALAVYKTRRTEE, encoded by the coding sequence ATGATTGAATATATTCTCATGATAACTGCTGTTTTAGGGGCATTATTAGCTTTAATACAGCGTGATCTTTTAAAATCGGCCATATTGACTGGAATACCTGGAGCTTCAATTGCATTCCTTTATCAATATTTGATGGCTCCTGATGTGGCTCTTACTCAGGCTATTGTTGGCTCTGCCATTATTCCAGTTTTTTTTGCATTAGCGGTTTATAAAACCCGGAGAACGGAGGAATAA
- a CDS encoding cation:proton antiporter (subunit G of antiporter complex involved in resistance to high concentrations of Na+, K+, Li+ and/or alkali) → MMWDLITLIRSAILIFASILVILSAIGIIRFKDDRKKVLYARIHILGIADVACILALLALYEPLLAVTYLILVPFASHAIANAYNYGEEKHD, encoded by the coding sequence ATGATGTGGGATTTAATTACTTTGATAAGATCAGCTATTTTAATTTTCGCTTCCATATTAGTTATTCTTAGTGCTATTGGAATCATCAGATTCAAGGATGATAGAAAAAAAGTTCTCTACGCCAGGATACATATCCTGGGTATTGCTGATGTGGCCTGTATTCTGGCCCTTCTGGCTCTATATGAACCCTTACTGGCGGTGACTTATCTAATACTGGTTCCATTTGCATCTCATGCTATTGCAAATGCATATAATTATGGGGAGGAAAAGCATGATTGA
- a CDS encoding monovalent cation/H+ antiporter complex subunit F has protein sequence MDILLISEYILLASLALFALASIRIATRKTIAMGMVGISGLSIAVATILILVQNIYGLGFSRDIAYALVILGPVGTIAFARVLRG, from the coding sequence ATGGATATTTTATTAATTTCAGAATATATTCTTCTGGCTTCACTGGCCCTTTTTGCGCTGGCATCTATCAGGATTGCCACCAGAAAAACCATTGCTATGGGAATGGTGGGTATTTCTGGTTTAAGCATTGCAGTGGCCACTATTTTGATATTGGTTCAGAATATTTATGGATTGGGATTCAGTAGAGATATAGCTTATGCACTGGTAATACTGGGCCCGGTAGGTACAATTGCCTTTGCCAGGGTTCTTCGGGGATGA
- a CDS encoding monovalent cation/H+ antiporter subunit E — protein MFLMRIFFGIAYFVVLIFEIFKATMDVALRTLNGNIDPVVVEIETVLKRPVSQTILANSITLTPGTLSIDLDSDRQVIKVASIVPRKKEDIIPFESYIKGMLE, from the coding sequence ATGTTCCTCATGAGAATTTTCTTTGGTATCGCTTATTTCGTTGTTTTAATCTTTGAAATATTCAAAGCCACTATGGATGTTGCCTTAAGGACCTTAAACGGTAATATAGATCCGGTTGTGGTGGAGATAGAAACGGTATTAAAAAGGCCGGTTTCTCAGACTATTCTGGCTAATAGTATTACCCTTACACCTGGAACACTTTCTATTGACCTGGATTCAGATCGCCAGGTAATTAAGGTGGCCTCAATTGTCCCACGAAAAAAAGAAGATATAATTCCATTTGAATCTTATATCAAAGGCATGCTGGAATAA
- a CDS encoding metal-dependent hydrolase yields MPSYKKHAIFALIFTLPFFFNIFSLALAVIGASLPDFDHDLKKKNISILFITGFLLTVITYLLALPYTIGIILMDMALIFYLSRHRGFTHSLMGIIILSLFLTILVISTYFFMSTWGLDKEVIFALIVLFLGVLAVNKRIIIPFLFISLLGIFLIPLPAYNFLNLYNVFGPIFLGFLSHSILDMFNPSGVEFLRPFVANKFKKPLGLFFIVVWILLSFYSLSRLF; encoded by the coding sequence ATGCCATCTTATAAAAAACACGCAATATTTGCACTGATATTCACATTACCCTTTTTTTTTAACATTTTTTCTCTTGCTCTAGCTGTAATAGGTGCATCTTTACCTGACTTTGATCATGATCTTAAGAAAAAAAATATTTCTATTTTATTTATAACCGGATTTCTGCTGACGGTGATAACCTATCTTTTGGCCTTACCCTACACCATAGGCATTATCTTAATGGACATGGCCTTGATTTTTTATCTATCCCGACACAGAGGTTTCACTCACTCTCTTATGGGGATAATTATTTTATCTCTTTTTTTAACCATTCTGGTGATTTCCACTTACTTTTTTATGAGTACCTGGGGCCTGGATAAAGAGGTTATTTTCGCTTTAATCGTTTTATTTTTAGGAGTTTTAGCAGTTAACAAGCGTATAATAATTCCTTTTTTATTTATATCTCTTTTAGGAATTTTTTTAATACCTCTGCCGGCTTATAATTTTTTGAATCTGTATAATGTATTTGGGCCTATATTTTTAGGTTTCTTAAGCCATAGTATACTGGACATGTTCAATCCCAGCGGAGTGGAGTTTTTAAGACCATTTGTGGCCAATAAGTTTAAAAAACCATTAGGATTATTCTTCATAGTTGTCTGGATATTATTGTCCTTTTATTCTTTATCCCGGCTATTTTAA